The following proteins come from a genomic window of Nicotiana tomentosiformis chromosome 12, ASM39032v3, whole genome shotgun sequence:
- the LOC138902395 gene encoding F-box protein CPR1-like, with translation MYHYSLDAPSLQRDSVVSLLKPPTIPESSWGGKVYVNSCSGLFVLALSPYNIVLWNPTIRESRKIPSPISIHGEEQSYTFYGLGYDSPSSKDDYKIVRLGLIYHPDGHDVQIFSTKSDSWKLIGKLPVSYDIEGDMVVVDGIVYMIINERPDNKFILSLCLKNENFEEILFQGHRDLLMEKPNLFTVEGCLCLTKFSSLINELADFEVWRMKKNGTMSYSWSKVLAITVPVPDDNWLCTRIHVLPVSFMKDGGILFRRSKAELLFYDPKTQKFEEVKIAGLEASLYFYRALTYVETLISPNAL, from the coding sequence ATGTACCACTACTCCTTAGACGCCCCTTCACTTCAACGTGATTCTGTTGTCTCTCTTCTTAAGCCTCCAACAATTCCAGAATCTTCATGGGGTGGTAAAGTATATGTGAATTCTTGCAGTGGGTTATTTGTTCTAGCTCTCTCTCCTTACAATATTGTCCTGTGGAACCCGACCATCAGAGAATCAAGAAAAATCCCAAGTCCAATCTCCATTCATGGTGAGGAGCAGTCATATACTTTTTATGGTTTAGGGTACGATTCTCCATCTTCCAAAGATGATTACAAAATAGTTAGACTAGGATTAATATATCATCCAGATGGACATGATGTTCAAATATTTTCGACCAAGAGTGACTCGTGGAAATTGATTGGTAAGCTACCCGTAAGCTATGACATCGAGGGAGATATGGTTGTTGTTGATGGAATTGTTTATATGATCATAAATGAGCGACCCGACaataaatttattttatctttgtgtttgaaaaatgaaaattttgaagaaatattgTTTCAAGGTCATCGGGACCTATTAATGGAAAAACCAAATTTGTTCACTGTTGAAGGATGCCTTTGTTTGACAAAGTTTTCGTCCCTTATTAATGAGTTGGCCGATTTCGAGGTTTGGCGTATGAAAAAGAATGGAACCATGAGCTATTCATGGAGTAAAGTATTAGCAATTACAGTGCCAGTGCCAGATGATAACTGGCTTTGTACAAGAATCCATGTCCTTCCTGTGAGCTTTATGAAGGATGGAGGCATCTTATTTCGGAGGAGTAAAGCTGAATTACTATTTTACGATCCAAAAACACAAAAGTTTGAAGAAGTTAAAATTGCTGGGCTTGAAGCATCACTTTACTTCTATCGTGCTTTAACATATGTGGAGACTTTAATCTCCCCTAATGCTCTCTAG